Proteins encoded in a region of the Haloarchaeobius salinus genome:
- a CDS encoding MTH1187 family thiamine-binding protein → MTTVAFLSVAPVVEDSMAAAVAKAVAALEEFDVSYETTPMGTTIEADDAATVFAAAQAAHEAVDGDRVSTFLKIDDKRRVETTADAKVDAVEEHLGREARSGEDRRHDGRREN, encoded by the coding sequence ATGACGACCGTCGCCTTCCTCTCGGTCGCGCCCGTGGTCGAGGACAGCATGGCCGCGGCGGTGGCGAAGGCCGTCGCCGCGCTCGAGGAGTTCGACGTCTCCTACGAGACGACGCCGATGGGCACGACCATCGAGGCCGACGACGCCGCGACCGTCTTCGCCGCCGCGCAGGCCGCCCACGAGGCGGTCGACGGCGACCGCGTCTCGACGTTCCTCAAGATCGACGACAAGCGTCGCGTGGAGACGACAGCCGACGCGAAGGTCGACGCCGTCGAGGAACACCTCGGACGCGAGGCGCGCTCCGGCGAGGACCGACGGCACGACGGTCGTCGCGAGAACTGA
- a CDS encoding universal stress protein — MERILVVIRNKSETTRELVHEAGVVAAGTGAELRLLHVMPDEEYDERMSSRLESKTGGYSLDEAEAEAKRLAAEVGRRALSDVDVEYDVIAAVGHEEETVLDVAEEHDCDHLFLSGRRRSPSGKALFGDLTQRLLLNFDGMVTVHLTDDR, encoded by the coding sequence ATGGAACGAATACTCGTTGTCATCCGGAACAAGTCAGAGACGACCCGAGAGCTGGTCCACGAGGCAGGTGTGGTCGCGGCCGGCACGGGAGCGGAGCTACGACTGCTGCACGTGATGCCCGACGAGGAGTACGACGAGCGGATGTCCTCGCGGCTGGAGAGCAAGACGGGCGGCTACTCCCTCGACGAGGCCGAGGCGGAGGCGAAACGGCTCGCCGCGGAGGTCGGCCGCCGCGCCCTCTCGGACGTCGACGTGGAGTACGACGTCATCGCCGCGGTGGGCCACGAGGAGGAGACCGTCCTCGACGTCGCCGAGGAGCACGACTGCGACCACCTGTTCCTCTCCGGTCGCCGACGCTCCCCGAGCGGGAAGGCGCTGTTCGGCGACCTCACCCAGCGCCTCCTGCTGAACTTCGACGGCATGGTCACCGTCCACCTCACCGACGACCGATGA
- a CDS encoding NAD-dependent epimerase/dehydratase family protein: protein MDEVLVTGAFGRVGTALIEHLSDRYSFDYLDRVESADHSSITADIAALNDIQPAFNGQDGVVHLAADPSTEASWDSTLRNNIVGTYNCLEAARQAEVESVVFASSNHVVGQYETELAPELYQKGHGVVLDHRTPPRPDSFYGTSKLFGEGLGRQYVENFDYPKRFYVLRIASVRSPEYDHPYGDAERGVAAGEFDRGSAAYRRAVERMKATWHSRRDLAHLVDCCLSDESVTFDVFYGVSDNATRWFDLEHARSVVGYRPEDQADEWNDPP from the coding sequence ATGGACGAGGTTCTCGTGACCGGTGCGTTCGGCCGCGTCGGAACTGCGCTCATCGAGCACCTGTCGGACCGGTACTCGTTCGACTACCTCGACCGTGTCGAGAGTGCGGACCACAGTTCGATCACGGCTGATATCGCGGCGTTGAACGACATCCAGCCGGCGTTCAACGGTCAGGACGGGGTGGTCCACCTCGCAGCGGACCCCTCCACTGAGGCGAGCTGGGACTCGACGCTTCGGAACAACATCGTCGGGACCTACAACTGTCTCGAGGCCGCCAGACAGGCCGAGGTGGAGAGCGTCGTCTTCGCCTCGTCGAACCACGTCGTGGGGCAGTACGAGACCGAGTTGGCCCCGGAACTGTACCAGAAGGGCCACGGTGTCGTGCTCGACCATCGGACTCCCCCTCGGCCCGATTCGTTCTACGGGACCTCGAAACTGTTCGGCGAGGGACTAGGCCGACAGTACGTCGAGAACTTCGATTACCCGAAACGGTTCTACGTGCTGCGCATCGCGAGCGTTCGGTCTCCCGAGTACGATCACCCGTACGGCGACGCCGAACGTGGCGTCGCGGCCGGCGAGTTCGACCGTGGGAGTGCTGCCTACCGACGGGCCGTCGAACGGATGAAGGCGACCTGGCACTCCCGGAGAGACCTCGCACACCTCGTCGACTGCTGTCTGTCCGACGAGTCGGTGACGTTCGACGTGTTCTACGGCGTGAGCGACAACGCGACACGCTGGTTCGACCTGGAACACGCTCGCTCCGTCGTTGGGTATCGCCCCGAAGACCAGGCCGACGAGTGGAACGACCCCCCGTGA
- a CDS encoding RNA methyltransferase, whose amino-acid sequence MTVSVLVPSSLVREAEDKREATRKLGYVARAATVFRADRLVVFDDEDGERRWGGGFVSTVLAYAATPPYLRKEAWGQRGELEYAGILPPLRATSQTGSESNGSGSLRQGIVTEVGPDRRVRVNCGLQHPISLVTPPEMGELTEGERVTVRVSSRRPVRARLVDDPLPGLSVERMDLQAALGREDAGFRIATSRHGEPLTVGRLASLAGRVEADGATIAFGAPERGLPAILGFPEADVPAGGDEDATEPIGGFDLWLNSIPNQGSEVVRTEEAVFATLGLLTLTE is encoded by the coding sequence ATGACAGTCAGCGTGCTCGTGCCGTCGTCCCTCGTCCGGGAAGCCGAGGACAAACGCGAGGCAACTCGCAAACTCGGTTACGTCGCCCGCGCGGCGACGGTGTTCCGGGCGGACCGACTCGTCGTCTTCGACGACGAAGACGGCGAACGGCGATGGGGCGGCGGGTTCGTAAGTACGGTACTCGCTTACGCGGCGACGCCCCCCTACCTTCGAAAGGAGGCGTGGGGGCAGCGAGGCGAACTGGAGTACGCGGGCATCCTGCCCCCGCTCCGCGCCACGTCACAGACCGGCTCCGAATCGAACGGTTCGGGGTCGTTAAGACAGGGAATCGTGACCGAGGTCGGACCTGACAGGCGCGTCCGGGTCAATTGCGGCTTGCAACACCCGATCTCCCTCGTGACGCCCCCAGAAATGGGCGAACTCACGGAGGGGGAGCGCGTGACCGTCAGGGTCTCTTCGCGACGTCCGGTCCGTGCGAGGCTGGTCGACGACCCCCTTCCGGGGCTGTCAGTCGAACGCATGGACCTGCAGGCGGCGCTCGGCCGTGAGGACGCCGGGTTCCGTATCGCGACCTCGCGCCACGGTGAACCGCTCACCGTGGGGCGACTCGCGAGCCTGGCCGGACGGGTCGAGGCTGATGGGGCGACCATCGCCTTCGGCGCGCCCGAGAGAGGGCTGCCTGCGATACTCGGATTCCCCGAGGCCGATGTACCGGCCGGCGGGGACGAGGACGCCACCGAACCCATCGGCGGGTTCGACCTTTGGCTCAACTCGATTCCGAACCAGGGCAGTGAGGTCGTTCGCACCGAAGAAGCGGTGTTCGCGACGCTCGGACTGCTCACGCTCACAGAGTGA
- a CDS encoding 50S ribosomal protein L3, with amino-acid sequence MPQPSRPRKGSLGFGPRKRASSEVPRFSSWPDDDGQPTLQGFAGYKAGMTHVVMINDESNSPREGMEETVPVTIVETPPMRAVALRAYEDTPYGKRPLTEVWTDEFHDELDRVLDLPEDADDNTDELHEALEAGDVDEVRAITHTVPSDVSGVPKKKPDVMETRIGGGSVQDRVDFGLELVEDGGVHEMNDTFRAGEYTDVSGVTKGKGTQGPVKRWGVQKRKGKHARQGWRRRIGNLGPWNPSRVRSTVPQQGQTGYHQRTELNKRLIDIGDAEDVDDVNVDGGFVNYGEVSGPFTLVKGSLPGPDQRLLRFRPAIRPNDQPRLDPEVRFVSTASNQG; translated from the coding sequence ATGCCACAACCAAGCAGACCACGCAAAGGTTCGCTCGGGTTCGGCCCGCGAAAGCGCGCCTCTTCGGAGGTTCCGCGCTTCTCGAGCTGGCCGGACGACGACGGACAGCCGACGCTGCAGGGATTCGCCGGCTACAAGGCCGGTATGACCCACGTGGTGATGATCAACGACGAGTCCAACTCCCCCCGCGAAGGGATGGAGGAGACCGTCCCAGTCACCATCGTGGAGACACCGCCCATGCGGGCGGTTGCCCTGCGAGCGTACGAGGACACGCCGTACGGAAAGCGTCCGCTCACGGAGGTCTGGACCGACGAGTTCCACGACGAACTCGACCGCGTCCTGGACCTGCCGGAGGACGCCGACGACAACACCGACGAGCTCCACGAGGCGCTCGAAGCCGGCGACGTCGACGAGGTCCGGGCCATCACGCACACGGTCCCCTCCGACGTCTCCGGCGTGCCGAAGAAGAAGCCCGACGTGATGGAGACCCGCATCGGCGGGGGCTCCGTCCAGGACCGGGTCGACTTCGGCCTCGAACTCGTCGAGGACGGCGGCGTCCACGAGATGAACGACACCTTCCGCGCCGGTGAGTACACCGACGTCTCCGGCGTCACGAAGGGCAAGGGCACCCAGGGCCCCGTCAAGCGCTGGGGCGTCCAGAAACGCAAGGGCAAGCACGCCCGCCAGGGATGGCGACGGCGCATCGGTAACCTCGGCCCGTGGAACCCGAGCCGCGTTCGCTCGACGGTTCCCCAGCAGGGTCAGACCGGCTACCACCAGCGCACGGAGCTCAACAAGCGCCTCATCGACATCGGCGACGCGGAGGATGTCGACGACGTGAACGTCGACGGCGGCTTCGTCAACTACGGCGAAGTCAGCGGTCCGTTCACGCTCGTGAAGGGCTCGCTCCCGGGTCCGGACCAGCGTCTGCTGCGCTTCCGCCCGGCCATCCGACCGAACGACCAGCCGCGCCTCGACCCCGAGGTACGGTTCGTCTCCACAGCATCGAACCAGGGATAA
- the rpl4p gene encoding 50S ribosomal protein L4, which produces MQATIYDLDGEETGTLDLPEVFESRYRPDLIRRAVRAAQANRKQEYGADEYAGMRTSAESFGSGRGMAHVPRSNGQGARVPQAVGGRKAHPPKAEKKQGEDVNTKERKQAFRSALAATVDAERVAERGHEFDEDLALPVVVSDDFEELLKTKEVVSFLEGLGAHDDVERADEGRSIRAGRGTTRGRKYKQPKSLLFVTSSEAGPSKAARNLAGVDVATASNVNVEDLAPGAHPGRLTVFTESAVAEVADR; this is translated from the coding sequence ATGCAGGCAACCATCTACGACCTGGACGGCGAGGAGACAGGCACGCTCGACCTACCGGAGGTCTTCGAGAGCCGGTACCGACCGGACCTCATCCGACGTGCCGTCCGCGCCGCACAGGCCAACCGGAAACAGGAGTACGGTGCCGACGAGTACGCCGGCATGCGTACCTCCGCTGAATCGTTCGGCTCCGGCCGCGGCATGGCACACGTGCCGCGGTCGAACGGTCAGGGTGCCCGCGTCCCCCAGGCGGTCGGGGGTCGCAAGGCACACCCGCCGAAGGCCGAGAAGAAGCAGGGCGAGGACGTCAACACCAAGGAGCGCAAGCAGGCGTTCCGCAGTGCACTCGCCGCGACCGTCGACGCGGAGCGCGTCGCCGAGCGCGGGCACGAGTTCGACGAGGACCTCGCGCTGCCCGTCGTCGTCTCCGACGACTTCGAGGAGCTGCTGAAGACCAAGGAGGTCGTCAGCTTCCTCGAGGGGCTCGGAGCCCACGACGACGTCGAGCGCGCCGACGAGGGGCGCTCCATCCGCGCCGGCCGTGGGACCACCCGTGGCCGCAAGTACAAGCAGCCGAAGTCGCTGCTCTTCGTCACCTCCAGCGAGGCCGGCCCGTCGAAGGCCGCACGCAACCTCGCGGGTGTCGACGTGGCGACCGCGTCGAACGTCAACGTCGAGGACCTCGCGCCCGGCGCGCACCCGGGCCGACTGACCGTGTTCACCGAGTCCGCCGTCGCGGAGGTGGCCGACCGATGA
- a CDS encoding 50S ribosomal protein L23, which translates to MSSIIQFPLVTEKAMNDMDFENKLQFVVDMDATKPEIRDAVEERFDVGVEKINTQNTMNGTKKAVVRLSEDDDAQEVASRIGVF; encoded by the coding sequence ATGAGCTCGATCATCCAGTTCCCCCTCGTGACGGAGAAGGCGATGAACGACATGGACTTCGAGAACAAGCTCCAGTTCGTCGTCGACATGGACGCGACCAAGCCCGAGATCCGCGACGCCGTCGAGGAGCGCTTCGACGTCGGCGTGGAGAAGATCAACACGCAGAACACGATGAACGGCACCAAGAAGGCCGTCGTCCGCCTCTCCGAGGACGACGACGCCCAGGAAGTCGCCTCGCGAATCGGGGTGTTCTGA
- a CDS encoding 50S ribosomal protein L2: MGRRIQGQRRGRGGPTFRAPSHRYKADLQHKQTEDSDVVSGTVVDIEHDPARSAPVVAVEFEDGDRRLVLAPEGVAVGDELQVGVSAEIAPGNTLPLAEIPEGVPVCNIERQPGDGGKFARASGTSADLVTHDRKATVVQLPSGEMKRLDPQCRATIGVVAGGGRTEKPFVKAGKKYHKMKARGTKWPNVRGVAMNAVDHPFGGGGRQHPGRPKSVSRDAPPGRKVGDIASRKTGRGGKE, translated from the coding sequence ATGGGACGCAGAATCCAGGGTCAGCGCCGAGGCCGCGGTGGGCCGACGTTCCGTGCCCCCAGCCACCGGTACAAGGCTGACCTCCAGCACAAACAGACGGAGGATTCGGACGTCGTCAGCGGCACCGTCGTCGACATCGAGCACGACCCCGCCCGGTCCGCACCGGTCGTGGCGGTCGAGTTCGAGGACGGCGACCGACGCCTCGTGCTCGCGCCCGAGGGCGTCGCCGTCGGCGACGAACTGCAGGTCGGCGTCTCCGCCGAGATCGCACCCGGCAACACGCTCCCGCTCGCCGAGATCCCCGAGGGGGTCCCGGTGTGCAACATCGAGCGCCAGCCCGGTGACGGCGGCAAGTTCGCCCGCGCGTCGGGCACCAGCGCCGACCTCGTCACGCACGACCGCAAAGCGACGGTCGTCCAGCTGCCCAGCGGCGAGATGAAGCGCCTCGACCCGCAGTGCCGCGCCACCATCGGCGTGGTCGCCGGCGGCGGGCGCACGGAGAAGCCGTTCGTGAAGGCAGGCAAGAAGTACCACAAGATGAAAGCGCGCGGCACCAAGTGGCCGAACGTCCGCGGCGTGGCGATGAACGCCGTCGACCACCCGTTCGGTGGCGGTGGCCGCCAGCACCCCGGCCGACCGAAGTCCGTCTCGCGGGACGCCCCGCCGGGACGCAAGGTCGGTGACATCGCCTCCCGGAAGACCGGTCGAGGTGGCAAAGAATGA
- a CDS encoding 30S ribosomal protein S19, producing MSSEYRTGREDEEFAYRGHTLDELQEMSIEEVAELLPARQRRSIERGLSVEKEKLLEKARERTEEETANDPIRTHLRDVPVLPEFVGLTFAVYTGQEFKRVRVEPEMIGHYLGEFQLTRSSVEHGQAGIGATRSSKFVPLK from the coding sequence ATGAGTTCCGAGTACAGAACCGGCCGCGAGGACGAGGAGTTCGCCTACCGCGGTCACACGCTCGACGAGTTGCAGGAGATGAGCATCGAGGAAGTCGCGGAACTGCTCCCCGCTCGCCAGCGGCGAAGCATCGAGCGCGGTCTCTCCGTGGAGAAGGAGAAGCTCCTCGAGAAGGCCCGCGAGAGGACCGAGGAGGAGACGGCCAACGACCCGATCCGGACGCACCTGCGCGACGTGCCGGTGCTCCCGGAGTTCGTCGGGCTGACGTTCGCCGTCTACACCGGCCAGGAGTTCAAGCGCGTCAGGGTAGAGCCCGAGATGATCGGCCACTACCTCGGCGAGTTCCAGCTCACACGCTCGTCCGTCGAGCACGGACAGGCCGGTATCGGCGCGACACGCTCCTCGAAGTTCGTGCCACTGAAGTGA
- a CDS encoding 50S ribosomal protein L22: MGINYSVDADPDTTAKAMLRERHMSHKHSKAVARAIKGETVGDAREYLEAVVEGERSVPFKQHNSGVGHRSDIDGWDAGRYPEKVSKAFIDLLDNVVNNADQQGFDGETMEIVHVAAHKVGESPGRKPRAMGRASAWNTPQVDVELIVEEVEN, from the coding sequence ATGGGAATCAACTACAGCGTCGACGCGGACCCGGACACGACGGCCAAGGCCATGCTCCGGGAGCGTCACATGAGCCACAAGCACAGCAAGGCCGTCGCTCGCGCCATCAAGGGCGAGACCGTCGGCGACGCCCGGGAGTATCTCGAGGCGGTCGTCGAGGGCGAGCGTTCGGTCCCGTTCAAACAGCACAACAGCGGCGTCGGCCACCGCAGCGACATCGACGGCTGGGACGCGGGTCGCTACCCGGAGAAGGTCTCCAAGGCCTTCATCGACCTGCTCGACAACGTCGTGAACAACGCGGACCAGCAGGGCTTCGACGGCGAGACGATGGAGATCGTCCACGTCGCCGCCCACAAGGTCGGGGAGTCCCCCGGCCGCAAGCCCCGCGCGATGGGGCGCGCCTCGGCGTGGAACACGCCGCAGGTCGACGTCGAACTCATCGTCGAGGAGGTCGAGAACTAA
- a CDS encoding 30S ribosomal protein S3 produces the protein MADEHQFIEDGLQKSQIDEFFAEELGRAGYGGMEVAKTPMGTQIVLKAEKPGMVIGKGGENIRKVTTTLEERFDLDDPQIDVQEVDEPDLNARIVADRLANALERGWYFRKAGHTTLERIMDSGALGAEIVLSGKVTGARSRVEKFNDGYIKHNGEPAETIVDEGQGVAVMKLGTIGVTVKIIPPEAELPDDFEIYDDADVEELAPEAVEANESVEELLEEPEEGELEELQAEAAESDSEDETSEVEEEVVEEVVEETPEEFDDEEVEVPSDDDVAEELDELDEAVEEEAAAMVEEMDAADDEEVE, from the coding sequence ATGGCAGACGAACACCAGTTCATCGAAGACGGACTGCAGAAGTCCCAGATCGACGAGTTCTTCGCAGAGGAACTCGGCCGTGCCGGCTACGGCGGCATGGAGGTCGCCAAGACCCCGATGGGCACGCAGATCGTGCTCAAGGCCGAGAAGCCCGGCATGGTCATCGGCAAGGGCGGCGAGAACATCCGGAAGGTAACCACCACGCTCGAGGAGCGCTTCGACCTGGACGACCCGCAGATCGACGTGCAGGAGGTCGACGAACCCGACCTCAACGCACGCATCGTCGCGGACCGCCTCGCGAACGCACTCGAACGCGGCTGGTACTTCCGCAAGGCCGGCCACACCACGCTCGAACGGATCATGGACTCCGGCGCACTCGGTGCCGAGATCGTCCTCTCGGGCAAGGTCACGGGCGCTCGCTCGCGCGTCGAGAAGTTCAACGACGGCTACATCAAGCACAACGGCGAGCCCGCCGAGACCATCGTCGACGAGGGTCAGGGCGTCGCCGTGATGAAGCTCGGCACCATCGGCGTGACGGTGAAGATCATCCCGCCGGAGGCCGAGCTGCCGGACGACTTCGAGATCTACGACGACGCGGACGTCGAGGAGCTCGCACCGGAGGCCGTCGAGGCCAACGAGTCCGTCGAGGAGCTGCTCGAGGAGCCCGAGGAGGGCGAGCTCGAGGAGCTGCAGGCGGAGGCCGCCGAGTCCGACTCCGAGGACGAGACCAGCGAGGTCGAGGAGGAGGTCGTCGAGGAGGTCGTCGAGGAGACGCCCGAGGAGTTCGACGACGAGGAGGTCGAGGTCCCCAGCGACGACGACGTCGCCGAGGAGCTCGACGAGCTCGACGAGGCCGTCGAGGAAGAGGCCGCCGCGATGGTCGAGGAGATGGACGCCGCGGACGACGAGGAGGTGGAGTAA
- the rpmC gene encoding 50S ribosomal protein L29 codes for MAILRPSEIRDLTAREREEELDELETELLNAKAVQAAGGAPENPGRIGELRKTIARIKTIQQEEGDFEDDE; via the coding sequence ATGGCGATCCTTCGACCCAGCGAGATCCGAGACCTCACCGCGCGGGAGCGCGAGGAAGAGCTCGACGAACTCGAGACGGAACTGCTGAACGCGAAGGCCGTGCAGGCCGCCGGTGGTGCCCCGGAGAACCCGGGCCGCATCGGTGAGCTCCGCAAGACCATCGCGCGCATCAAGACGATCCAGCAGGAAGAAGGCGACTTCGAGGACGACGAATAA
- a CDS encoding ribonuclease P protein component 1: protein MALTPETLPRHELNGHWVTVVDAANPDLVGIAGRVVVETTNTLHVDPAPAGSAEGDTRVRQVPKRGTTFEFRLTDETADPAKGSGTACEPDHPAGEDAAHVTVDGARLLSRPALRTETTGDSKWR, encoded by the coding sequence ATGGCGCTGACACCCGAGACACTGCCCCGGCACGAACTCAACGGCCACTGGGTGACCGTGGTCGACGCGGCGAACCCCGACCTCGTCGGGATAGCCGGGCGTGTCGTCGTCGAGACGACGAACACGCTCCACGTCGACCCGGCCCCGGCCGGTTCGGCCGAGGGAGACACTCGGGTGCGCCAGGTGCCAAAGCGCGGGACGACGTTCGAGTTCCGGCTCACAGATGAAACCGCCGACCCCGCGAAGGGGTCGGGGACTGCGTGCGAACCGGACCACCCTGCCGGCGAGGACGCGGCCCACGTTACGGTGGATGGAGCCAGACTGCTCTCACGACCCGCACTGCGCACCGAAACAACAGGTGATTCGAAATGGCGATAG
- a CDS encoding 50S ribosomal protein L14: protein MEALKADVTQGLEKGSLIHCSDNSGARQLKIISVSGYHGTKNRHPKAGIGDKVTVSVTKGTPEERRQVKEAVIIRQRKPIRRPDGTRVKFEDNAAVLVNENEEPQGSEIKGPIAREVAERFGSVASTATMIV from the coding sequence ATGGAGGCACTGAAGGCCGACGTCACGCAGGGCCTCGAGAAGGGGTCGCTGATTCACTGTTCCGACAACAGCGGTGCACGACAGCTGAAGATCATCTCGGTCTCCGGCTACCACGGCACCAAGAACCGGCACCCCAAGGCTGGCATCGGCGACAAGGTGACCGTCTCGGTGACCAAGGGGACGCCCGAAGAGCGTCGCCAGGTCAAGGAGGCAGTCATCATCCGCCAGCGCAAGCCCATCCGCCGTCCCGACGGCACGCGCGTGAAGTTCGAGGACAACGCGGCCGTCCTCGTCAACGAGAACGAGGAACCGCAGGGCTCCGAGATCAAGGGCCCCATCGCGCGTGAGGTCGCAGAGCGCTTCGGAAGCGTCGCATCCACGGCTACGATGATAGTATGA
- the rplX gene encoding 50S ribosomal protein L24: protein MTRQPRKQRNQSEHAPLHQKGKQLNATLAEDLREEYGKRRARINAGDTVEVMRGDFAGDEGEVLDVDVKSGTISVEEVTLETADGEEVPRRLEPSNVRITELDLEDEVREARLEGDDE from the coding sequence ATGACACGACAACCACGCAAACAGCGCAACCAGAGCGAGCACGCGCCCCTGCACCAGAAGGGCAAGCAGCTCAACGCGACGCTGGCCGAGGACCTCCGCGAGGAGTACGGAAAGCGTCGTGCCCGCATCAACGCGGGCGACACGGTCGAGGTCATGCGCGGCGACTTCGCGGGCGACGAGGGCGAGGTCCTCGACGTCGACGTGAAGTCCGGCACGATCTCCGTCGAGGAGGTCACGCTGGAGACGGCCGACGGCGAGGAAGTGCCCCGCCGTCTCGAGCCGTCCAACGTCCGCATCACGGAGCTGGACCTCGAGGACGAGGTGCGAGAGGCGCGGCTGGAAGGTGATGACGAATGA
- a CDS encoding 30S ribosomal protein S4e codes for MTKHQKRLSVPNSWPVERKTNTFTVKADSGPHGEAGVPLVILLRDVLGYVDSKKEARYALNQDTVLVNGVAVSDEQRPIGMFDIVAFTERDEYYRVFPDEGGRLSLTPIDEADAGSKLGKIVGKRQVTGGDTQLTLHDGQTLQLEDASEYGGNDSLVVSNEGTEVVAHFPYEEGALVTAVAGSHAGEVGEVEQIDVTPGSGSNTVSVTQDDGGFETIEEYVVVIDENFVGGEDE; via the coding sequence ATGACCAAGCACCAGAAGCGACTCTCCGTTCCGAACTCCTGGCCGGTCGAGCGAAAGACGAACACGTTCACGGTGAAGGCCGACTCCGGCCCGCACGGCGAGGCCGGCGTCCCGCTGGTCATCCTCCTGCGGGACGTCCTCGGCTACGTGGACTCGAAGAAGGAGGCCCGCTACGCCCTCAACCAGGACACCGTCCTGGTCAACGGCGTCGCGGTCTCCGACGAACAGCGCCCCATCGGCATGTTCGACATCGTGGCGTTCACCGAGCGTGACGAGTACTACCGTGTCTTCCCCGACGAGGGTGGTCGGCTCTCGCTGACCCCCATCGACGAGGCCGACGCGGGCTCGAAGCTGGGCAAGATCGTCGGCAAGCGCCAGGTCACTGGCGGCGACACGCAGCTCACGCTGCACGACGGGCAGACGCTCCAGCTCGAGGACGCATCCGAGTACGGCGGGAACGACTCGCTCGTCGTCTCCAACGAGGGGACCGAGGTCGTCGCGCACTTCCCGTACGAGGAGGGCGCGCTCGTCACGGCCGTCGCCGGCAGCCACGCCGGCGAGGTCGGCGAGGTCGAGCAGATCGACGTCACGCCCGGTTCGGGCTCGAACACCGTCTCCGTCACGCAGGACGACGGCGGCTTCGAGACCATCGAGGAGTACGTCGTCGTCATCGACGAGAACTTCGTCGGAGGTGAGGACGAATGA
- a CDS encoding 50S ribosomal protein L5: MSESAEFHEMREPTIEKVVVHMGVGEGGRELANAEDIIEAVTGQESVRTQAKSTMPDFGIRQGDPIGTKVTLRGDAAHEFLEIALALADVAATQFDETGNFSFGIEEHTDFPSQEYDPNVGIFGLDVTVNLVRPGYRVAKRDKRSQQIPSNHRLDADDAIAFVEANFDVEVTR, encoded by the coding sequence ATGAGCGAGTCCGCCGAGTTCCACGAGATGCGCGAGCCCACCATCGAGAAGGTCGTCGTCCACATGGGCGTCGGCGAGGGTGGCCGCGAACTCGCGAACGCGGAGGACATCATCGAGGCGGTCACGGGTCAGGAGTCCGTCCGGACCCAGGCCAAGTCGACGATGCCGGACTTCGGCATCCGTCAGGGCGACCCCATCGGCACGAAGGTGACGCTCCGTGGCGACGCCGCCCACGAGTTCCTCGAGATCGCGCTCGCGCTCGCAGACGTTGCCGCGACGCAGTTCGACGAGACCGGCAACTTCAGCTTCGGCATCGAGGAGCACACCGACTTCCCGTCGCAGGAGTACGACCCGAACGTCGGGATCTTCGGGCTGGACGTCACGGTCAACCTCGTCCGCCCGGGCTACCGCGTCGCCAAGCGCGACAAGCGGTCCCAGCAGATCCCGTCGAACCACCGCCTCGACGCCGACGACGCGATCGCCTTCGTCGAGGCCAACTTCGACGTCGAGGTGACACGATGA
- a CDS encoding 30S ribosomal protein S14, translating into MSESEELDTGEHAAKRTGQMEECQRCGRKQGLVGKYDIWLCRQCFREIARDMGFKKYR; encoded by the coding sequence ATGAGCGAAAGCGAAGAACTAGACACCGGCGAGCACGCCGCAAAGCGGACCGGTCAGATGGAGGAGTGCCAGCGCTGTGGCCGCAAGCAGGGCCTCGTTGGCAAGTACGACATCTGGCTGTGCCGGCAGTGCTTCCGAGAGATCGCCCGCGACATGGGCTTCAAGAAGTACCGATAA
- a CDS encoding 30S ribosomal protein S8 translates to MTGNDPFSNALSGIDNAEGVGHLTHTVSPASNEIGSVLEVFYDRGYIDGFEFVDDGKSGRFEVELKGAINECGPVKPRYSVASDEFETWEKRFLPARDYGALIVTTSEGVMSHYEAREQGVGGQVIAYVY, encoded by the coding sequence ATGACAGGCAACGACCCATTCAGCAACGCGCTCTCCGGCATCGACAACGCCGAGGGCGTCGGGCATCTCACCCACACGGTATCGCCCGCCTCCAACGAGATCGGGAGCGTGCTCGAGGTCTTCTACGACCGCGGGTACATCGACGGCTTCGAGTTCGTCGACGACGGCAAGTCCGGTCGCTTCGAGGTCGAACTGAAAGGTGCGATAAACGAATGCGGCCCCGTCAAACCGCGCTACTCCGTCGCGTCCGACGAGTTCGAGACGTGGGAGAAGCGGTTCCTGCCGGCACGCGACTACGGTGCGCTCATCGTGACGACCAGCGAGGGCGTCATGAGCCACTACGAGGCGCGCGAGCAGGGAGTCGGTGGCCAGGTTATCGCATACGTGTACTAA